Proteins found in one Maridesulfovibrio sp. genomic segment:
- a CDS encoding DVU_1551 family NTP transferase, with translation MEIYGLVLAAGFSSRIGKLKALLPIDDCTVLSSCIRSLVNGGASDVFVVTGHKADQIGAQANALGMHEIYNPDYEQGMFSSVKAGVRGLPDDASAFLVLPVDIPLVRSSTIRALTFDYSSAPTDIIYPCFRGERGHPPLISAKLIPEILAHDGTGGLRAILERYDSTARERNMPDLGILRDLDTPEDYEKARQIPRRRVPLPEECMALWELADTPLQTREHCKAVAEAACFMAEALNRNRDRQKALDLDMVKGAALMHDVAKLKSNHEAAGAAILAGYGFTGIADIVASHRDTDIKADSPLTEQEIVFLADKIFQGTTPVSLDQRYGKTLERWKDDPEAVAAITGRLERAKTLLQRFEQEAKVKVPQQLPQLDRKS, from the coding sequence ATGGAAATTTACGGACTTGTCCTTGCGGCGGGTTTCTCCTCACGAATAGGAAAGCTGAAAGCCCTGCTGCCAATTGATGACTGCACTGTACTTTCAAGCTGTATCCGTTCGCTGGTAAACGGCGGAGCTTCCGATGTTTTCGTAGTCACCGGTCACAAGGCGGATCAGATCGGCGCCCAGGCCAACGCATTGGGGATGCATGAAATATACAACCCAGACTATGAACAGGGCATGTTCTCCTCTGTCAAAGCCGGCGTGCGGGGACTACCCGACGACGCCTCCGCTTTTCTGGTCCTTCCGGTAGACATTCCGCTGGTGCGTTCATCCACCATTCGAGCTTTGACCTTTGATTACTCATCCGCTCCCACAGACATCATCTACCCATGTTTCCGGGGAGAACGGGGCCACCCTCCGCTGATCAGCGCAAAACTGATCCCGGAAATTCTCGCCCACGACGGCACGGGCGGATTGCGCGCAATCCTTGAACGATACGACAGCACTGCCCGGGAACGGAATATGCCGGACCTCGGCATTCTGCGAGATCTGGACACTCCCGAAGATTACGAAAAAGCCCGGCAAATACCGCGCCGCAGGGTGCCGCTGCCAGAAGAGTGTATGGCCCTTTGGGAACTGGCCGATACTCCGCTGCAAACCCGTGAACACTGTAAGGCAGTAGCTGAAGCGGCCTGTTTCATGGCTGAAGCTTTAAATCGAAACCGTGACCGGCAGAAAGCACTTGATCTGGACATGGTCAAAGGTGCAGCGCTGATGCACGATGTGGCCAAACTAAAAAGCAACCACGAAGCGGCCGGGGCAGCTATCCTTGCGGGTTACGGATTCACCGGAATTGCCGACATTGTAGCCTCGCACCGGGATACGGACATAAAGGCGGACTCACCGCTGACTGAACAGGAAATTGTTTTTCTGGCGGATAAAATTTTTCAGGGGACCACGCCGGTCTCGCTGGATCAACGCTACGGCAAAACACTTGAGCGGTGGAAAGATGATCCCGAAGCAGTAGCCGCAATAACCGGCAGACTGGAACGGGCCAAAACCCTACTGCAACGTTTTGAACAGGAAGCAAAGGTCAAAGTTCCTCAACAGCTCCCGCAGCTCGACAGGAAATCCTGA
- a CDS encoding iron-containing alcohol dehydrogenase yields the protein MQITKFAIPEVIFGNGSITYLASCAQRLGGKRVMLVSDKGLEKSGWVKIIINLLNAANLDCVYFDGLTSNPRSSQIQQGAELYLKNNADVIIGLGGGSPIDASKGIATIVSNGGNIHDYEGANRISRPLPPMILIPTTAGSGSDVSQYAIITDKKRKVKMAIISRSLVPNISIIDPDLLITKPRGLILASAVDALAHAIESYVSRLASPFTESQALTAIRLIAGNIKPAANSRDPEALKNLSIASTAAGMSFSNAGLGVGHSLAHSLGGRYDVTHGLTLPILLPAVVRFNKPCAERKMENIARTINESCPAPVRQKKRNLSQILQSMFEELGIPMRLREIVPDNDQMDEICRLAARDACTVTNPREADCEDLLTICRESW from the coding sequence ATGCAGATAACCAAATTCGCCATACCGGAAGTTATTTTCGGAAACGGCAGTATTACATATCTGGCTTCATGCGCCCAAAGACTGGGTGGCAAAAGAGTAATGCTCGTCAGCGATAAGGGTTTGGAAAAATCAGGCTGGGTTAAAATCATCATCAATCTGCTCAATGCCGCAAATCTGGACTGCGTTTATTTCGACGGGTTAACCTCCAACCCCCGCTCTTCCCAGATTCAGCAGGGGGCCGAGCTCTACCTGAAAAATAATGCCGATGTCATCATCGGACTTGGAGGAGGCAGCCCGATTGACGCGTCAAAGGGAATTGCCACCATAGTCAGCAACGGTGGGAACATCCACGATTATGAGGGCGCAAACCGCATCAGCCGTCCCCTGCCGCCCATGATCCTGATCCCGACTACAGCCGGAAGCGGCTCTGATGTATCCCAATACGCCATCATCACGGATAAAAAACGTAAAGTGAAAATGGCCATCATCAGCCGATCTCTGGTCCCTAATATTTCCATTATCGATCCTGACCTGCTGATAACTAAACCGCGAGGTCTCATTCTGGCCTCGGCAGTGGATGCGCTGGCCCATGCCATTGAGTCCTATGTTTCCCGCCTGGCCTCTCCCTTCACGGAATCACAGGCGTTAACAGCCATCAGGCTCATTGCCGGAAACATTAAGCCCGCAGCAAACTCACGGGACCCGGAAGCCTTGAAAAATCTTTCCATTGCCAGCACCGCCGCTGGCATGTCCTTCAGTAACGCCGGTTTAGGAGTCGGCCACTCTCTGGCCCATTCACTTGGCGGGAGATATGATGTCACCCACGGGCTTACTCTGCCCATCCTGCTTCCCGCTGTGGTTCGCTTTAACAAACCCTGCGCCGAAAGGAAGATGGAAAACATCGCCAGAACCATTAACGAAAGCTGCCCGGCTCCGGTCAGGCAGAAAAAAAGAAATCTTAGCCAAATTCTGCAATCCATGTTTGAAGAGCTGGGAATCCCAATGCGCCTGCGGGAGATTGTACCGGATAATGACCAGATGGATGAAATATGCCGGCTGGCGGCCAGAGATGCCTGCACAGTAACGAATCCACGGGAAGCGGACTGCGAGGATCTGCTCACCATATGCAGGGAGTCTTGGTAA
- a CDS encoding ATP-binding protein, whose translation MTNKTALHDLIGIEHHKLNFFQELQKNIKELKEINRESEDQRCEIAAILDGITDVMMVLSEDMEIISVNRIFERLFPGVNPIGKKCYALFRDSEGPCSECPAFKSLSTNSVCKDTAIFRIDGKNLRFDMVASPLKTPGTEEDRILIFKRDVTMEKEYQAKFYQAEKMATIGVLAAGVAHEINNPMAAVAGFAEGIQRRLTRMDDKIPDELAEDLYDYTNTILKECLRCQDIVKTLLSFSRPVASEFIPVDMNQVAEDTLRLLDHQFRRYQNVELNINLASPMPSILGNEAQLKQVILNLLTNAVDAIEHNGKIDIETFVKDGHVGVRVSDSGYGIPEENRVMLFEPFFTTKQVGKGIGIGLSTCYNIVREHNGEILVDSEVGKGSSFTVLFHPAERFDNA comes from the coding sequence ATGACCAACAAAACAGCACTGCACGATCTGATCGGCATTGAACATCATAAATTAAATTTCTTTCAGGAGCTGCAAAAAAACATAAAGGAACTGAAGGAAATTAACCGCGAATCAGAAGATCAGCGTTGCGAGATCGCGGCCATCCTCGACGGCATTACCGATGTAATGATGGTTCTTTCCGAAGATATGGAAATTATTTCTGTAAACCGGATATTTGAACGGCTTTTCCCCGGGGTGAACCCCATCGGGAAAAAATGCTACGCCCTATTCCGTGATAGCGAAGGGCCCTGTTCGGAGTGCCCGGCGTTCAAATCCCTTTCCACCAACTCGGTATGCAAGGACACCGCAATCTTCCGAATTGACGGTAAAAATCTGCGTTTCGACATGGTTGCCTCACCGCTGAAAACTCCCGGCACCGAAGAAGATCGCATCCTTATATTCAAACGGGATGTGACTATGGAAAAAGAATATCAGGCCAAATTCTATCAAGCTGAAAAAATGGCTACAATCGGAGTGCTCGCCGCAGGCGTGGCCCACGAGATCAACAATCCCATGGCCGCGGTAGCCGGATTTGCCGAGGGAATCCAGCGCCGGTTAACCCGCATGGATGACAAAATCCCTGATGAGCTGGCCGAAGATCTTTACGATTACACCAATACCATTCTCAAAGAATGCCTGCGTTGTCAGGATATCGTCAAAACACTGCTTTCATTCAGCAGACCGGTGGCCTCGGAATTTATTCCGGTGGATATGAATCAGGTTGCCGAGGATACCCTGCGCCTGCTTGACCACCAATTCCGGCGCTATCAGAATGTTGAACTCAACATAAACCTTGCCTCGCCTATGCCATCCATTTTAGGTAATGAGGCCCAGCTTAAGCAGGTCATTCTCAACCTGCTTACCAATGCGGTGGACGCCATTGAACACAATGGAAAGATCGACATTGAAACTTTTGTTAAGGACGGACACGTGGGAGTGCGGGTCAGTGATTCCGGCTACGGCATTCCCGAGGAAAACAGAGTTATGCTCTTCGAACCTTTCTTCACCACCAAACAGGTAGGCAAGGGGATCGGCATAGGTCTGTCCACCTGCTATAATATTGTAAGAGAAC
- a CDS encoding histidine phosphatase family protein, giving the protein MIILIRHGQIEGGKGRAVGQIDLPLSANGLKQAEQLAESLKSFRPRRIYCSPLKRTLQTASFIEKQCGLVATHVPEIKEINLGEWEGQEFAEIKKKYPADYRQRGEDVGNFRVPGGENFIDVKKRVRSFLNELEGEPIIAVTHAGVIRTVMHIVLGFPLENIFRLKPDYCHASVIEKKKDGFFLKAYNLPPEPDLGRTLVQMMPN; this is encoded by the coding sequence ATGATCATCCTCATCCGTCACGGACAGATAGAGGGTGGCAAAGGACGGGCTGTGGGTCAGATTGACTTGCCGCTTTCCGCAAACGGACTGAAACAGGCTGAACAACTGGCTGAATCATTGAAATCATTCCGCCCCCGGCGCATCTATTGCAGCCCCCTGAAAAGGACCCTGCAAACGGCATCATTCATTGAAAAACAATGCGGACTTGTAGCGACACATGTTCCTGAAATAAAAGAAATAAATCTGGGAGAATGGGAAGGACAGGAATTTGCCGAGATTAAAAAAAAGTATCCGGCGGATTACCGGCAACGCGGTGAGGACGTAGGAAATTTTCGTGTTCCCGGCGGAGAAAATTTCATTGATGTTAAAAAACGAGTCCGCTCATTTCTAAATGAACTAGAGGGTGAACCGATCATCGCGGTGACCCATGCCGGGGTGATAAGGACGGTGATGCATATAGTACTGGGCTTTCCACTGGAAAATATATTCAGGCTGAAACCTGATTACTGCCACGCCTCTGTTATTGAAAAAAAGAAAGACGGATTCTTCCTGAAGGCTTACAACCTTCCACCTGAACCAGATTTAGGCAGGACACTGGTACAAATGATGCCGAACTGA